From the Choloepus didactylus isolate mChoDid1 chromosome 22, mChoDid1.pri, whole genome shotgun sequence genome, one window contains:
- the NQO1 gene encoding NAD(P)H dehydrogenase [quinone] 1, whose translation MPARKALIVLAHPERTSFNYAMKEAAVEALKRKGWQVAESDLYAMNFNPIISRNDINGKLKDPENFQYPVESVLAYKEGRLSPDIVAEQKKLEAADLVIFQFPLQWFGVPAILKGWFERVLLGEFAYSYAALYDKGPFQNKKTVLSITTGGSGSMYSLQGIHGDINIILWPIQSGTLYFCGFQVLEPQLTYSIGHTPADARIQILDGWKKRLENIWDETPLYFAPSSLFDLNFQAGFLMKKQIQDEQKNKKFGLSVGHHLGKSIPTDNQVKARK comes from the exons ATGCCTG CTAGAAAAGCACTGATCGTACTGGCTCACCCAGAGAGGACTTCTTTCAACTATGCCATGAAGGAGGCTGCTGTAGAGGCTTTGAAGAGGAAAGGATGGCAGGTTGCTGAGTCAGACCTCTATGCCATGAACTTCAATCCCATCATATCCAGAAATGACATCAACG GAAAATTGAAGGACCCTGAGAACTTTCAGTATCCTGTTGAGTCTGTTCTAGCTTATAAAGAAGGCCGTCTGAGCCCAGATATCGTGGCTGAACAAAAGAAGCTGGAAGCTGCAGATCTTGTGATATTTCAG TTCCCACTGCAGTGGTTTGGAGTCCCCGCCATTCTGAAAGGCTGGTTCGAGCGAGTGCTCTTAGGGGAATTTGCTTACAGCTATGCTGCCTTGTATGACAAGGGACCTTTCCAG aacaaGAAGACAGTGCTTTCTATCACCACAGGTGGTAGTGGCTCCATGTACTCTCTGCAGGGTATCCACGGGGACATAAATATCATTCTCTGGCCAATTCAG AGTGGCACTCTGTATTTCTGTGGCTTCCAAGTCTTAGAACCTCAACTGACATATAGCATTGGGCACACTCCAGCAGATGCCCGAATCCAGATCCTGGATGGATGGAAGAAGCGTCTGGAGAATATTTGGGATGAGACCCCACTGTATTTTGCTCCAAGCAGCCTCTTTGACCTAAACTTTCAGGCAGGATTCTTAATGAAAAAACAGATACAGGATGAGCAGAAAAACAAGAAATTTGGCCTTTCTGTGGGCCATCACTTGGGCAAGTCCATCCCAACTGACAACCAGGTCAAAGCCAGAAAATAA